The Calothrix sp. PCC 7507 DNA segment CACACCAAACTAAAGTGCAATCTGCTAGCTTTCTTGGCGGTTGTTGAATTCCTCCTAACAGTTCCTGTCCTTGCTGACTCTCATCACTATTACTAGATTGAATTTTACTCAGGTCGAGAGTGTATTGCCATTTTATAGCATTATCTGGTATACCGTACTTGCTAATTACAGTCCCAATACTAGATGTTCTCAAAGCGTCATTGACTGCCTGTCTTAGCTCTTCTTCAAACTGCTGTAATGTTTGCTCATCCATAACTATTTTCTATCCTGAAAAACTAATAGGTTAGTAAACCGAATTTGTGATTTACTAACTTATTCATCACATCGGTTTGCGAAGATTCCGGAGTTTGGCATAAAATTTTCTGCGGGAATTCCTCAAAGCGTTCAAGACAACTTGGTCACAACTACATAACTCACTGCCTACGTATTAATATAGTCAGATTATCGGCTTGTGGAAAAGATTGAGGATGCCGTGCCCCTACTGGAACGACACGACTAATGGTGCGTTAACCAAAAACATATCGTACGGGCACGGCATAGTCAGATTATCGGCTTGTGGAAAAGATTGAGGATGCCGTGCCCCTACTGGAACGACACGACTAATGGTGCGTTAACCAAAAACATATCGTACGGGCACGGCATAGTCAGATTATCGGCTTGTGGAAAAGATTGAGGATGCCGTGCCCCTACTGGAACGACACGACTAATGGTGCGTTAACCAAAAACATATCGTACGGGCACGGCATAGTCAGATTATCGGCTTGTGGAAAAGATTGAGGATGCCGTGCCCCTACTGGAACGACACGACTAATGGTGCGTTAACCAAAAACATATCGTACGGGCACGGCATAGTCAGATTATCGACTTGTGGAAAAGATTGAGGATGCCGTGCCCCTACTGGAACGACACGACTAAAATGATGCAAACAAATGTAGCCACTGTCTTAATTGTGAAGTGCGATCATTCAGACATGGAGTTAAAAAGCGGTATGAAGTGCGATCGCCGATATTGCGATTGGTTTAAATTTTAACCTTCTGCATTCTTTAACTGCAAAAACTCGACTTTTAGCTAATTGACGAGATAGCCGCATAAGAGTGAAATTAACTTTACCCCCAGCCAGTTATTCAAAAAGGCAGAGGAGAGAGATTATTCCTATTGATAATAATCATGAAAATTTTAACAGTTAATCACAAAAAATCTACTTTCATTTTATTTATTTTACATTCTTTAATTTCTTGGCATTTAGTAGCGCTTTTTTTATCCCCAGTTGGTTTCGCTCAAACAGTAGATAATCGTTTATACCGAGCCGATTTACTGCTACGGTTAGGAATTAGGCAACATCAGACTGCTCAATTTGCAGCGGCTTTAGTGTCTTTGCAGGAAGCATTGCAACTTTATCAGCAGCATAAAAACGCAATTGGGGAAGCTAATACTTTAGGGATTTTGGGTAAAATCTACTTTACTTTAGGGCAATACGGGCAAGCAATTGGGCATTATCAACCTACATTCCGCAGATGTAACTGATATTACTGGTAATTTTGAAAAATCAAGACTAGAATATTTTTATTAGTCTAATTTTTAGGTTAAAATTTACTTTTATTTACAACGATTAGGGAGTTTATCAGTAAGTTAATTTCACAGATTATCCTAATATATTCATTTTCGCGAACAATCAAATAATTTATCTAAAATTTCCCAATATAAACTTAGCAAAGACTATTATAATCTTCGCGGTAATTCTAATTTTTAAAAAATATTTCCAATTTGTTCAGACAAATAACCCAGTTTAAATCATCAGATAGTATTGACGACAATTTTCACCCAAATAACGTAATATTTTTTGACGTTCCTCTGTTAAATTACTCATTTGTTGCTTGCCATTGACAAGCAACAAGTGTACAGATTGAAACATCTGAAATATCCACCTCATTGTCGGTTTATTCGTGAATTTCTTTACCTGATTTCTGACGCTACCATCTGATAATAATAATGCTTGCCTCAACTTTCTTTGTGCTAGGTTATAGACTAACAAGCATAGCTCCATTATCATCGCAATTGCCTCCACTCTTTCGGGACTTTTGACAAATACACTTGACGTAAAAAACAATGGATCTTTTAAAAATCTAAATCCTCTTTCGTTCGATTGTTGAGCTTTATATTCTAAGAGTACCTGCTGATTATTCAATTCATCTTCATCTAAGATATTCGTCGCCAATATAAATCTTCCAGCTTTAATTTTCTCAGCTTCTATCACTTCTATTCTCGGTTCTATTTGACCTGTGACTTGATATTTTATTTGCTGTTTCTCGGTGGATTTACTTGGTCTTCCTGCTTTGGTATACTCTGGTTTTTCTGAGTACTCAATTTCTTTGATTTGGTGATATTTCCACGATAATGATAGCTTTTCTACAGCGATTTTAGCATCTGCCTGACATGCAAATTCTTGTCTGGATAGTTTGCGTAGTGCGGCTTGCGCTTTTTCTAACTGCTTCTCAACTTGTTTTTTTACTTGTTGAATACTTGATTTTTTTCGCTGTTCACTTTCTATGATTAACCATCTTTGTTTTATCTTTCCGTATTCACTTTCTCTAGTTGCTATTTTGTATCCTGTTGTTTCACTTTCTTGCCATTCATTTTCCTGAATATCTAAGATTTTATGTTGTGCCTCTTTAATACTTAGTGGTACTCTAGTTATCCATTTTATTTCTCTCATGGCTTCTAGGTTATCAGCTGTGTATAAGGCACTGTCAGCTACACATATTCCCGCGAATGTCCATTGCTTTCTAAATTCTTTTAATCGGGAGACGAATACACTTTTATCATCTACGTTTCCTGAATCTACTTTTAAATATAATGGGATATCTCCATCTCCTGTCACTATCATATCAATGATAAATTGTTTTAAGTCTGGTCGGTGGTCTCTCGAGTATCCATGAACAATTTCTATGGGTTTCATTTCTGACTCTAATTCGGCTTGATTTAATGAGGCTTCTTGATTAATTTTATCTATTGTCTCTGACTCTTTTTCATATTCTCCATGTACATACATTGAACTCCCATCTAAATGAATACTATTCATTTCTACTTGGAATTTGTCCGCCGCTTTTATGGCGATTGCTGTAAATAATTTCGTTGTTCCTACTTGATAGTATTGGTCTAATGCCCTTCCTAATCTATCGTCATTTAAATGTGATGGGTAGACTCCTTTTCCTATTAGATGTTCGGTTGCTTTTCCTACAAAAAACTCCTCAAATAGATATAATGGTGCGCTCAAAAACCCTAACCCATTCAAAATCATTGCTTTCATTACTTGTCCAGGAGTGAGAGTTTCTTTAACTTTTATTCCCACTTTTTTATTCACTTCTTCTACCAATTCCATCTCGTCTATTATTCCCGCTACTATGCCCAAATGGTCTATATTTAGGACTTTTATTGTTTCTAGTGCCTCATTCATGCTTTTTCTCTTTCCACTTACCGCCTTATTATTTTATAGAAAAAAAGCCTGAAATAATTGCTATACAACCATTTCAGGCTTAAGTTTTTTCAATTTCATAATTATGAAATCTGCTTTAATATCTGCGGAATGTGGGTATCAACAGCAGAAAAATCTTTTGCAGACTCTGGGCGATCGCGCGGGGGAAGCTCAAGCTTTAGATGATCTGAGTAATACTTATATCTACCAAGGAGATGCCAAGCAAGGGAAAATACTACACGATTTAGCCCAAAAAATTAGAAAAGAAATTGGCACTCCTCAAGGAGAAGCGGCTTTTTTAGGTAACATCGGGTTAGCTTACGAATCTCAGGGACAATACCCCCAAGCAATTGAACTATATCAGCAGCAACTAGCGCTCGCCCAAAAAAATCATGATCCGGCTGCGATAGATAATTCCTATAACAGATTGGTACAGGTTTACCAGTCTCAGGGAAAATATCCACAGTTAATTGAATTGTATCAGCAGCAGTTGGCGATCGCCCGGCAAAATAAAGATGCAGTAAGCGTTGCTGATTTACTTAGCCAATTAGCAGCAGCTTACAAATCACAAGGACAATATCAGCCAGCCATAGAAATATATCAGCAGCAGTTGTTAGCAACCAGAAACATCAAAGACTCTCAGGGAGAAATGAAGTCTCTGAATAATTTGGGAGACACTTATCGCCAGAGTGGACAATACGAACCAGCCCTAGAAGTATATAAAAAGCAGTTAGCGTTGGCTACGTCCACCGCAGGCATCGCTCGCAACCAAGGCGAACAATTACAGATAGGAATAGCACTGAATAATATAGGATTAACTCTCCTGAAAGCTGGCAACCTGCCGGAAGCAGAAAAAACGTTGCTTGATGCGACAAAAGTTTGGGAATTAATCCGCAAAAAAGTAGGTAGCAACAGTATTAACTATAGTCAAGAACAAGCAGCAACTTATCGAATTTGGCAACAACTTTTGATTGCCCAAAATAAGCCAGAAGAAGCTCTAGAAATTGCAGAACGCGGTAAATCTTGGTCTATTGCCCAGCTACTAGGAATGCGCTTTTCATCTGAACCAGAATGGGCTGCTGCTAAAATTGTTCCTCGCGAAATAAATCCGCCCACAATTGCCCAAATTCGCCAAATTGCCAAACAGCAAAATGCTACATTAATTGAGTATTCAATCATTCCTGATGAAGGGTTGTATGTTTGGGTTGTGCAGCCATCAGGGGAAGTAAAGTTTCGCCGCATTGATATCAAATCTCAACCTACAATCTATCCTGTTTCTTCTCTAGCCGATGTTGTTGTGAGTATTGGCAACTTTATGGGAATCAAAGGTAAAACTGAAGCGGCAGCAAAAGCGAACATGGAAATCAAGCCATTATTGCAACTTCATCAGTTACTAATTAAACCAATTGCCGATTTGCTGCCAAAAGAAACTGCTAGTCGTCTCATATTCATTCCCCAAGAAGAACTTTCTTTAATTCCTTTCCCAGCCCTGGTTGATATCTATGGCAAATATCTCATTGAAAAACACACAATAGTCACAGTTCCAGCTATTCAAGTGTTAGCTTTAACTCACAAACAACAGAAGAATTTTTCCAGAGATAATGCGCTAGTAGTGGGCAATCCTAGTATGCCAAGAATTGCCTTATTCATTGGACAACCGCCGCAACCTTTACCACCCCTTGTAAATGCGGAACAAGAAGCCTTAGAAATTGCCGAATTGCTGAAAACTAAACCTTTGATTGCAAATCTTGCCACGAAAAAGACTGTTTTGCAACAACTACCCAAAGCAAAAGCAGTGCATCTGGGAACTTATGGGATTATAGATGGGATAAAGCGGCAAGGTATTCCAGGTGCGATCGCCCTTTCCCCCAGTGACAGCGATAGTGGAGTGTTGAGTGCCGCAGAAATTTTAGACTTAAAGCTCAAAACGACACTATTTGTGATCAGTGCCACAGAAACGAGCAAGAGTCAGATCAGCAGCGATGGAATTAGTGGTTTATCCTTGTCTCTGATTTTTGCAGGAGTTCCTAGCATAATTATGCCCCTGTGGTCATCACCGGAAGTTCCCACCGCCTCTTTCATGACTGAATTTTACAATCAGTTGAATCAGACTCACGATAAAGCACAAGCTTTACGCCAAGCAATGCTCAAAACAAAG contains these protein-coding regions:
- a CDS encoding CHAT domain-containing protein, which codes for MKSALISAECGYQQQKNLLQTLGDRAGEAQALDDLSNTYIYQGDAKQGKILHDLAQKIRKEIGTPQGEAAFLGNIGLAYESQGQYPQAIELYQQQLALAQKNHDPAAIDNSYNRLVQVYQSQGKYPQLIELYQQQLAIARQNKDAVSVADLLSQLAAAYKSQGQYQPAIEIYQQQLLATRNIKDSQGEMKSLNNLGDTYRQSGQYEPALEVYKKQLALATSTAGIARNQGEQLQIGIALNNIGLTLLKAGNLPEAEKTLLDATKVWELIRKKVGSNSINYSQEQAATYRIWQQLLIAQNKPEEALEIAERGKSWSIAQLLGMRFSSEPEWAAAKIVPREINPPTIAQIRQIAKQQNATLIEYSIIPDEGLYVWVVQPSGEVKFRRIDIKSQPTIYPVSSLADVVVSIGNFMGIKGKTEAAAKANMEIKPLLQLHQLLIKPIADLLPKETASRLIFIPQEELSLIPFPALVDIYGKYLIEKHTIVTVPAIQVLALTHKQQKNFSRDNALVVGNPSMPRIALFIGQPPQPLPPLVNAEQEALEIAELLKTKPLIANLATKKTVLQQLPKAKAVHLGTYGIIDGIKRQGIPGAIALSPSDSDSGVLSAAEILDLKLKTTLFVISATETSKSQISSDGISGLSLSLIFAGVPSIIMPLWSSPEVPTASFMTEFYNQLNQTHDKAQALRQAMLKTKEQYPHPRDWAGFMLIGEGK
- a CDS encoding tetratricopeptide repeat protein is translated as MKILTVNHKKSTFILFILHSLISWHLVALFLSPVGFAQTVDNRLYRADLLLRLGIRQHQTAQFAAALVSLQEALQLYQQHKNAIGEANTLGILGKIYFTLGQYGQAIGHYQPTFRRCN
- a CDS encoding IS1634 family transposase encodes the protein MNEALETIKVLNIDHLGIVAGIIDEMELVEEVNKKVGIKVKETLTPGQVMKAMILNGLGFLSAPLYLFEEFFVGKATEHLIGKGVYPSHLNDDRLGRALDQYYQVGTTKLFTAIAIKAADKFQVEMNSIHLDGSSMYVHGEYEKESETIDKINQEASLNQAELESEMKPIEIVHGYSRDHRPDLKQFIIDMIVTGDGDIPLYLKVDSGNVDDKSVFVSRLKEFRKQWTFAGICVADSALYTADNLEAMREIKWITRVPLSIKEAQHKILDIQENEWQESETTGYKIATRESEYGKIKQRWLIIESEQRKKSSIQQVKKQVEKQLEKAQAALRKLSRQEFACQADAKIAVEKLSLSWKYHQIKEIEYSEKPEYTKAGRPSKSTEKQQIKYQVTGQIEPRIEVIEAEKIKAGRFILATNILDEDELNNQQVLLEYKAQQSNERGFRFLKDPLFFTSSVFVKSPERVEAIAMIMELCLLVYNLAQRKLRQALLLSDGSVRNQVKKFTNKPTMRWIFQMFQSVHLLLVNGKQQMSNLTEERQKILRYLGENCRQYYLMI